The proteins below are encoded in one region of Rhodoluna lacicola:
- a CDS encoding DUF3040 domain-containing protein, translating to MGLSEREQQLLDELERGLYATDSGLAHKLGKPGAKSPRRIIAGGSLAVIGLSLLVVAVILQFALFGVAGFLVMLAGLILATSSNPGLESPAKSQPKPQSSRPDRKSFFEDRWDRRQGQ from the coding sequence ATGGGACTCTCCGAGAGAGAACAGCAGTTACTCGATGAACTTGAACGCGGCCTGTACGCCACAGATTCAGGGTTAGCCCACAAGCTTGGCAAGCCAGGGGCTAAATCTCCTAGGCGCATCATCGCTGGCGGTTCGCTGGCTGTAATAGGGCTATCGCTTTTGGTCGTGGCTGTTATCTTGCAGTTTGCCCTCTTTGGGGTGGCTGGATTTTTGGTCATGTTGGCTGGATTGATTTTGGCGACTTCCTCAAACCCGGGCCTAGAGAGCCCAGCCAAATCCCAGCCCAAGCCGCAGTCTTCTCGGCCGGATCGAAAGTCGTTTTTTGAAGATCGTTGGGATAGGCGACAAGGCCAGTAG
- the mraZ gene encoding division/cell wall cluster transcriptional repressor MraZ produces the protein MLLGTHAPKLDDKGRVILPAKFREELQGGLVITRGQENCLYVFSSAEFAAVHDKIRQAPVTSIEARNYLRVFLSGASDELPDKQGRVTIPAALRQYAGLDKDLVVIGVGARAEIWNAKSWNEYLAQQETAFANVAAEVIPGLF, from the coding sequence ATGTTGCTTGGCACTCACGCACCAAAGCTTGATGACAAGGGGCGCGTCATCCTTCCGGCAAAGTTCCGCGAAGAACTCCAGGGCGGTTTAGTAATTACCCGTGGACAGGAAAACTGTCTTTACGTATTCAGTTCGGCTGAGTTCGCTGCAGTGCACGACAAAATTCGTCAGGCTCCAGTGACCAGCATCGAGGCCCGCAACTACCTTCGCGTTTTTCTATCTGGCGCTTCCGACGAACTCCCTGACAAGCAAGGCCGAGTCACCATCCCGGCTGCACTTCGCCAATACGCAGGTCTTGATAAAGACCTAGTGGTTATCGGTGTTGGTGCTCGTGCAGAAATTTGGAACGCCAAGTCTTGGAACGAGTACTTGGCTCAGCAAGAAACAGCCTTTGCGAATGTAGCGGCGGAGGTGATTCCGGGACTCTTCTAG